A genomic region of Dickeya solani IPO 2222 contains the following coding sequences:
- a CDS encoding MDR family oxidoreductase, protein MRALVLRQQDGLTLADVDTLETSQLPDGDVTVDVDWSGINYKDALAITGKGKIIRQFPMVPGIDFAGTVRHSDHPDFKAGQPVVLTGWGVGENHWGGLAEQARVRADWLVPLPQGLTPRQAMVIGTAGFTAMLCVMALEEGGVTPASGDVIVSGASGGVGSTAVALLHALGYQVTAISGRADNSAYLQQLGAHQVLDRKEFSTAGRPLEKQRWAGAIDTVGDQVLATLLTQMHYSATVAACGLAGGVSLPATVMPFILRNVRLQGVDSVMTPRARRQEAWRRLATLLPAAFYEQVTQEITLEQVPATAAALLENRVTGRTLVRVGATD, encoded by the coding sequence ATGCGCGCGTTAGTGCTCAGGCAACAAGATGGCCTGACTTTGGCCGACGTCGACACGCTCGAAACGTCACAATTACCCGATGGCGATGTCACCGTCGACGTCGACTGGTCAGGCATCAACTATAAGGATGCGCTGGCTATTACCGGGAAAGGGAAAATCATTCGTCAGTTCCCGATGGTGCCGGGTATCGATTTTGCCGGAACCGTTCGCCACAGCGACCACCCCGACTTCAAGGCCGGGCAGCCTGTGGTGCTGACCGGATGGGGCGTAGGAGAAAATCACTGGGGTGGGCTGGCGGAACAGGCGCGGGTAAGGGCCGACTGGCTGGTACCGTTGCCGCAAGGGCTGACACCGCGTCAGGCGATGGTCATCGGCACCGCCGGCTTCACCGCCATGCTGTGCGTCATGGCGCTGGAAGAAGGCGGGGTGACTCCGGCGAGCGGAGACGTGATAGTCAGCGGCGCCAGCGGCGGCGTTGGCAGCACCGCCGTCGCGCTGTTGCATGCGCTGGGGTATCAGGTAACGGCAATCAGCGGCCGGGCGGACAACAGCGCCTATCTGCAACAACTTGGCGCTCATCAGGTGCTGGATCGCAAGGAGTTTTCCACTGCCGGTCGTCCGCTGGAGAAACAACGCTGGGCAGGCGCCATCGACACGGTGGGCGATCAGGTACTGGCGACGCTGCTGACCCAAATGCATTACAGCGCGACCGTCGCGGCGTGCGGGCTGGCAGGCGGCGTATCGCTACCCGCCACGGTGATGCCGTTTATTCTGCGCAATGTGCGCCTGCAAGGGGTCGATTCGGTGATGACGCCACGCGCGCGGCGTCAGGAAGCCTGGCGTCGTCTGGCCACGCTGCTGCCGGCCGCCTTCTACGAGCAGGTCACACAGGAAATTACGCTGGAGCAGGTTCCCGCCACCGCCGCTGCGCTGCTGGAAAACCGGGTTACCGGCCGTACGCTGGTACGCGTCGGCGCTACAGATTGA
- the csrD gene encoding RNase E specificity factor CsrD, whose product MGLTVRISILMTMLTTLAVVLMLASSIFSFVCYSQQRMDHQLRAVAASIDQALLVQPPASIQFWLPAVMKAAGIVELEIRDGHESLYLLRLPEMLSDGEDRALLYRHTRLSLLHHTDVKVNVTYVDPLFGIPRYLKSTLSIVLVILVIAVTVFHGVRWLRRQMAGQEQLERRARRILAGERDTVMHGSVHEWPATASGALDQLLLDLAEAREARSRVDTLIRSFAAQDAQTGLNNRLFFENQLATQLEDPEDVGTHGVVMMIRLPDFDTLQETHGYGGVLEEYRNTLINLLSTFVLRYPSALLARYYHSDFTVLLPHRTLKEADSIASQLVKAIDILPVTPLIDREDILHIGISAYHGGQTTEQVMESVEDATRNAVLQGGNGWCVYDRWVPEKGRGSVKWRTLLEHTLLRGGPRLYQKPAITRDGELHHREMFSRIYDGTQELLEAEYMPLVRQLGLTSGYDRQLINRVIALTVSWQDSVLAFPITVDSLLQRPFLRWLRETLLQCPKRQRERLLFELAEADVCQYIGRLRPILAMITGLGCRLAVTQAGLTLVSTAYIKSLQVEVIKLHPGLVRSLDKRPENQLFVSSLTEACKGTHAQVFAAGVRTREEWQTLLDKGVCGGQGDLFAASEPVGNTLKKYSPRTYV is encoded by the coding sequence ATGGGGTTGACTGTCAGAATATCGATATTAATGACGATGCTAACGACATTGGCCGTGGTGCTAATGTTGGCCAGCAGCATTTTTAGTTTTGTGTGTTATAGCCAGCAACGAATGGATCATCAGCTCAGGGCGGTGGCTGCCAGTATCGATCAGGCATTGCTGGTGCAGCCGCCCGCCAGTATCCAATTCTGGTTGCCGGCGGTGATGAAAGCGGCCGGCATCGTGGAACTGGAGATCCGCGACGGTCATGAAAGCCTCTATTTATTACGTCTGCCGGAGATGTTGTCTGACGGCGAGGATCGGGCGTTGCTCTATCGTCACACCCGCTTATCGTTGTTGCACCACACCGATGTGAAGGTGAACGTGACCTACGTCGATCCGCTGTTCGGCATACCGCGTTATCTCAAATCCACGTTGTCCATCGTGCTGGTGATACTGGTGATTGCGGTGACCGTCTTTCATGGCGTGCGCTGGCTGCGGCGTCAGATGGCCGGGCAGGAGCAACTGGAGAGGCGCGCCCGGCGGATTTTGGCGGGCGAGCGCGACACCGTGATGCATGGCTCGGTGCATGAGTGGCCGGCGACGGCCAGCGGCGCGCTGGACCAATTACTGCTGGATCTGGCGGAGGCGCGAGAGGCGCGCAGCCGGGTCGATACCCTTATCCGCTCGTTCGCGGCGCAGGATGCGCAAACCGGCCTGAATAACCGGCTGTTTTTTGAAAATCAGCTCGCCACGCAACTGGAAGACCCGGAAGACGTCGGCACGCATGGCGTGGTGATGATGATCCGCCTGCCGGACTTTGACACCCTGCAGGAAACGCACGGTTACGGCGGCGTGCTCGAAGAGTATCGCAATACCCTGATCAACCTGCTGTCCACGTTTGTCTTACGTTATCCCTCCGCGCTGCTGGCGCGTTACTACCACAGCGATTTTACGGTGCTGTTGCCGCACCGTACCCTGAAAGAAGCGGACAGCATCGCCAGCCAACTGGTGAAGGCGATCGATATTCTGCCGGTTACGCCGCTGATCGATCGGGAAGATATTTTGCACATCGGCATCAGCGCCTATCACGGCGGGCAGACTACGGAACAGGTGATGGAAAGCGTGGAAGATGCCACCCGCAACGCCGTATTGCAGGGTGGTAACGGCTGGTGCGTTTATGATCGGTGGGTACCGGAGAAAGGCCGCGGCAGCGTGAAATGGCGCACTCTGCTGGAACATACCCTGTTGCGCGGTGGGCCGCGTTTGTATCAGAAACCGGCGATTACCCGCGACGGCGAATTGCATCACCGGGAAATGTTTAGCCGAATTTATGATGGCACCCAGGAATTGCTGGAGGCGGAGTACATGCCGCTGGTGCGTCAGCTCGGCCTGACCTCCGGTTATGACCGGCAGTTGATCAACCGGGTGATTGCCCTGACGGTTAGCTGGCAGGATTCGGTGCTGGCTTTCCCGATTACGGTGGATTCGCTGCTGCAGCGGCCGTTCCTGCGTTGGCTGCGCGAAACTTTGCTCCAGTGTCCGAAAAGGCAGCGCGAGCGATTATTGTTTGAACTTGCGGAAGCGGATGTGTGTCAATATATCGGCCGTTTGCGGCCGATACTTGCCATGATCACCGGTCTGGGCTGCCGGCTGGCGGTGACGCAGGCCGGGCTGACGCTGGTCAGCACCGCCTATATCAAGTCGTTGCAGGTGGAGGTGATCAAGCTGCATCCGGGGCTGGTGCGTAGCCTGGATAAGCGGCCGGAGAATCAGCTGTTTGTCAGCAGTCTGACCGAAGCCTGCAAAGGGACGCATGCCCAGGTGTTCGCTGCGGGCGTACGGACGCGCGAGGAGTGGCAGACGTTACTGGATAAAGGCGTTTGCGGCGGTCAGGGCGATCTGTTCGCCGCTTCCGAGCCGGTGGGCAACACGCTGAAAAAATATTCACCGCGCACGTATGTTTGA
- the mreB gene encoding rod shape-determining protein MreB produces MFKKFRGMFSNDLSIDLGTANTLIYVKGQGIVLNEPSVVAIRQDRAGSPKSVAAVGHEAKQMLGRTPGNIAAIRPMKDGVIADFFVTEKMLQHFIKQVHSNSFMRPSPRVLVCVPVGATQVERRAIRESAQGAGAREVFLIEEPMAAAIGAGLPVSEATGSMVVDIGGGTTEVAVISLNGVVYSSSVRIGGDRFDEAIINYVRRNYGSLIGEATAERIKHEIGSAYPGDEVREIEVRGRNLAEGVPRGFNLNSNEILEALQEPLTGIVSAVMVALEQCPPELASDISERGMVLTGGGALLRNLDRLLMEETGIPVVVAEDPLTCVARGGGKALEMIDMHGGDLFSEE; encoded by the coding sequence ATGTTTAAGAAATTTCGTGGCATGTTTTCCAACGACTTGTCCATCGACCTGGGTACCGCCAATACCCTGATTTACGTAAAAGGACAAGGCATTGTACTGAATGAGCCTTCCGTGGTGGCTATTCGCCAGGATCGTGCGGGTTCCCCGAAAAGCGTGGCCGCTGTCGGCCATGAGGCCAAACAGATGTTGGGCCGTACGCCGGGTAATATCGCCGCCATTCGTCCGATGAAGGACGGCGTGATCGCCGACTTCTTCGTCACCGAAAAAATGCTGCAGCACTTCATCAAACAGGTGCACAGCAACAGTTTCATGCGCCCGAGCCCGCGAGTGCTGGTGTGTGTGCCGGTAGGTGCCACTCAGGTTGAACGTCGCGCCATCCGCGAATCCGCCCAGGGCGCCGGCGCCCGTGAAGTGTTCCTGATCGAGGAACCGATGGCGGCTGCTATCGGCGCCGGTCTGCCGGTATCTGAAGCGACCGGTTCCATGGTGGTGGATATCGGCGGCGGTACTACCGAAGTGGCGGTGATCTCCCTGAACGGCGTGGTGTACTCCTCCTCGGTGCGTATCGGCGGCGACCGCTTTGACGAAGCCATCATCAATTATGTTCGCCGTAACTACGGCTCGTTGATCGGTGAAGCCACCGCTGAGCGCATCAAACATGAAATCGGTTCTGCCTATCCGGGCGACGAAGTGCGCGAAATCGAAGTGCGCGGTCGTAACCTGGCCGAGGGCGTGCCGCGTGGTTTCAACCTCAACTCCAATGAGATTCTGGAAGCGCTGCAGGAACCGCTGACCGGTATCGTCAGCGCCGTGATGGTGGCGCTGGAGCAGTGCCCGCCGGAACTGGCGTCCGATATTTCTGAACGCGGCATGGTGTTGACCGGCGGCGGCGCGTTGCTGCGCAACCTCGATCGCCTGCTGATGGAAGAAACCGGCATTCCGGTCGTGGTGGCGGAAGACCCATTGACCTGCGTAGCGCGTGGCGGTGGTAAAGCGTTGGAAATGATCGACATGCATGGCGGCGATTTGTTCAGCGAAGAATAA